The following are encoded in a window of Fusarium oxysporum f. sp. lycopersici 4287 chromosome 5, whole genome shotgun sequence genomic DNA:
- a CDS encoding copper homeostasis protein yields MPPLPAKYPRQIPLEVTIYGPHNALRAANFGAKRLLLCRKGSSPVGGLTPTAQELRHLKSKIHIPISCVIRPRGAPSPSTPGESHDYVYSNNELVQMSESIRQLKETSVMNAIRGDSFVFGCVRRSHEETTQNSRDEIVIDSAYCRYLINMAKPFGCVFNRAFDHFAERGNSEAVIAELITLGFASIMTAGGPGLFSNHVEQLDAMCHHTTNIQLIVAGGVCCPEIQKLRKRAHNHDRLSIWLNGDCLRPRDHDDPETTDMNGVMSLIDQLGLQTTD; encoded by the coding sequence ATGCCTCCTCTGCCAGCTAAATACCCGCGCCAGATCCCTCTTGAGGTCACAATCTATGGCCCCCACAACGCTCTCAGAGCCGCCAACTTTGGTGCAAAGCGTCTTCTCCTCTGCCGAAAGGGCTCTTCTCCCGTAGGCGGACTTACTCCCACCGCCCAAGAGCTTCGTCATCTCAAAAGCAAGATCCACATCCCAATCAGCTGCGTCATTCGACCCCGTGGAGCTCCTAGCCCTTCTACTCCTGGCGAGTCTCACGACTACGTTTACTCTAACAATGAACTCGTCCAGATGAGCGAGTCTATTCGCCAGCTCAAGGAAACAAGCGTCATGAATGCTATCCGCGGAGATTCCTTCGTGTTTGGATGTGTCAGGCGTAGCCATGAGGAAACGACACAGAACTCTCGCGACGAAATTGTGATTGATTCAGCATACTGTCGCTATCTCATTAACATGGCCAAGCCATTTGGTTGTGTCTTCAACCGTGCTTTCGACCACTTCGCTGAACGTGGAAACTCAGAAGCTGTCATTGCAGAGCTCATCACTCTTGGTTTTGCAAGCATCATGACAGCTGGAGGGCCAGGTCTCTTCTCCAACCACGTTGAGCAGCTAGATGCCATGTGCCATCATACCACGAACATCCAACTCATTGTCGCTGGGGGAGTTTGCTGCCCTGAGATCCAGAAGCTTCGAAAGCGTGCTCACAACCATGATCGTCTCTCCATCTGGCTGAACGGCGATTGTCTTCGTCCCAGAgatcatgatgatccagAGACTACCGATATGAACGGCGTCATGTCGCTGATTGATCAGCTTGGCCTTCAAACTACGGACTAG
- a CDS encoding periodic tryptophan protein 2, translating into MKTDFKFSNLLGTVYCQGNLLYSPDGTHLFSPVGNRVTVFNLVENKSYTLPFAHRKNIARIGLTPRGNLLLSIDEDGHAILTNVPRRISIYHFSFRSSVTALSFSPSGRHFAVGLGRKIEVWHVPSTPDASAEGELEFAPFVRYHTHTGHFDTVSHIEWSSDSRFFLTTSKDLTARIWSLNPEEGFTPTVLSGHKQAVIGAWFSENQEMIYTVSKDGAVFDWQYVKPINRIKDDDKMEDDDEDSDMRWRIVQRHYFMQGSAHVRCAAFHPETNLLVAGFSNGLFGLYEMPDFNMIHKLSISQNDIDFVTINKSGEWLAFGASKLGQLLVWEWQSESYILKQQGHFDAMNALVYSPDGQRIITTADDGKIKVWDIQSGFCIVTFTEHTSGVTACEFAKKGNVLFTSSLDGSIRAWDLIRYRNFRTFTAPTRLSFSCMAVDPSGEVVAAGSLDSFDIHIWSVQTGQLLDQLSGHEGPVSSLAFTPNGDSLISGSWDRTARIWSIFSRTQTSEPLQLQADVLDIAVRPDSLQLAISTLDGQLTFWSVTDAEQTSGVDGRRDVSGGRKLTDRRTAANMAGTKSFNTIRYSADGSCLLAGGNSKYICLYSVTTMVLLKKYTVSVNLSLSGTQEFLNSKLLTEAGPAGDLDDQEASDREDRVDSSLPGSKRGDPSARRKAPEVRVTGIGFSPAGTAFCAASTEGLLIYSLDQDIQFDPFDLNMEITPASTLAVLETEQDYLKALVMAFRLNEAGLIKRVFQAIPSAEIPLVVADLPTVYVSRLLRFVAAQTEESPHIEFCLVWIKAIVDKHGAWLSANRAKADIELRVVARAVSKMRDEIRRLADENVYMVDYLLGQAEDRSGKKDVKTLESGKTVDVKLMDVDGDEQSEAGSDEWIGLE; encoded by the exons ATGAAGACCGATTTCAAG TTCTCGAACTTGCTGGGCACTGTTTACTGCCAGGGCAACCTGCTCTATAGCCCCGATGGCACCCATCTTTTCTCGCCGGTCGGCAACAGAGTGACTGTCTTTAATCTGGTAGA AAACAAATCATATACCCTCCCGTTCGCTCACCGCAAAAACATTGCCCGCATCGGACTTACACCACGCGGCAACCTTCTCCTCTCCATTGACGAAGATGGACACGCGATCTTGACCAATGTCCCCCGAAGGATATCCATATACCACTTCTCCTTCCGATCTTCTGTCACAGCACTTTCATTCTCGCCATCTGGTCGACATTTCGCCGTGGGACTGGGTCGCAAAATTGAGGTCTGGCACGTTCCCTCGACCCCCGATGCTTCTGCCGAGGGTGAACTCGAATTTGCTCCTTTCGTTCGATACCACACACATACCGGCCATTTCGATACCGTTAGCCATATTGAGTGGTCCAGCGACTCGCGATTCTTCCTCACAACCTCCAAGGATCTCACGGCGCGGATATGGAGTTTGAACCCTGAGGAGGGTTTCACCCCCACGGTGCTTTCAGGCCATAAACAGGCTGTCATCGGCGCTTGGTTCTCAGAAAACCAGGAGATGATTTACACTGTTAGCAAGGATGGCGCCGTCTTTGACTGGCAATATGTTAAGCCTATCAACCGTATCAAGGACGACGACAAGAtggaggacgatgatgaggattcAGATATGCGATGGCGCATTGTCCAACGGCACTACTTCATGCAGGGAAGCGCTCATGTGCGATGTGCCGCTTTCCACCCTGAGACGAATCTCCTGGTTGCTGGTTTCTCCAACGGTCTGTTTGGCCTGTACGAGATGCCCGACTTTAACATGATACACAAGCTGAGCATCTCGCAAAACGATATAGATTTTGTCACCATCAACAAAAGTGGCGAGTGGTTGGCGTTTGGTGCATCTAAGCTGGGGCAATTACTGGTATGGGAGTGGCAGTCTGAGTCTTACATCCTTAAACAGCAGGGCCATTTCGACGCCATGAACGCTCTGGTCTACTCACCTGACGGCCAGcgcatcatcaccactgcAGATGACGGAAAGATTAAGGTCTGGGATATTCAGTCAGGCTTCTGCATAGTTACCTTCACTGAGCATACTAGCGGCGTTACAGCCTGCGAGTTTGCCAAGAAGGGTAATGTTCTCTTCACATCAAGTCTGGATGGATCCATTCGAGCCTGGGACTTGATCCGATACCGAAACTTCCGAACTTTCACAGCACCTACAAGACTGTCATTCTCATGCATGGCTGTTGACCCTAGTGGCGAAGTCGTAGCCGCTGGATCTCTCGATTCCTTCGACATTCACATTTGGTCCGTCCAGACAGGCCAACTTCTTGACCAGTTATCAGGCCACGAGGGTCCTGTCTCGTCTCTCGCATTCACACCCAATGGTGACTCACTTATCAGTGGTTCTTGGGATCGCACAGCCCGTATCTGGTCCATCTTCAGCCGGACACAGACCAGCGAGCCTCTGCAGCTCCAGGCTGATGTTCTCGATATCGCTGTCCGTCCAGATTCTTTGCAACTTGCCATCTCAACATTAGATGGCCAGCTTACTTTCTGGTCAGTAACAGATGCAGAGCAGACTTCTGGAGTCGATGGACGAAGAGATGTTTCAGGAGGACGAAAACTCACAGATCGTCGAACAGCGGCAAATATGGCCGGCACAAAGAGCTTTAACACAATTCGATATAGCGCTGATGGCAGCTGTCTCTTGGCTGGCGGAAACAGCAAGTACATCTGTTTGTACTCCGTGACAACCATGGTGCTGCTGAAGAAGTACACCGTCAGCGTCAACCTTTCTCTCTCTGGTACCCAGGAATTCCTGAACAGCAAGTTGTTGACTGAAGCCGGCCCTGCTGGAGACCTCGACGATCAGGAAGCCTCGGACCGCGAAGACCGCGTGGATAGCTCGTTGCCAGGATCAAAACGTGGTGATCCTTCAGCACGAAGGAAGGCCCCTGAGGTGCGTGTGACAGGCATTGGTTTCTCACCTGCTGGCACTGCTTTCTGTGCTGCCTCTACAGAGGGTCTCTTGATCTACAGCTTGGATCAGGATATCCAGTTCGATCCTTTCGACCTGAACATGGAGATCACCCCTGCCTCAACACTCGCTGTTCTCGAGACAGAGCAAGATTACCTCAAGGCACTTGTCATGGCCTTCCGCCTCAACGAAGCTGGTCTGATCAAGCGAGTCTTCCAAGCCATCCCCTCCGCCGAAATTCCTCTCGTGGTTGCCGACCTCCCTACTGTTTATGTTTCTCGTCTTCTCCGCTTCGTCGCCGCCCAGACCGAGGAGTCACCCCACATCGAGTTCTGCCTCGTCTGGATCAAGGCTATCGTTGATAAGCACGGAGCTTGGCTCTCGGCAAACCGTGCCAAGGCCGATATCGAGCTAAGAGTCGTTGCGCGAGCTGTATCCAAGATGAGGGATGAGATTAGGAGACTTGCTGACGAAAACGTGTACATGGTTGATTATTTGTTGGGCCAAGCGGAGGATAGGTCTGGAAAGAAGGATGTCAAGACATTGGAAAGTGGCAAAACTGTGGATGTGAAGCTTATGGATGTCGATGGAGATGAGCAGTCTGAGGCGGGATCTGATGAATGGATTGGTTTAGAATAG
- a CDS encoding serine/threonine protein kinase codes for MPSIALRQSRRCKLTDPRPYLANIPRTSYTKFQFRAGTNASWRPVSILDDWVAKEARPISLRQLMVFGRSLTESRLISSANYVRTELPTRIAHRIRDMQRLPYVVTMNPHIKEVYDLYYHAFDTFRKVKEVKTLEDNDKLCELISHNLKGHLTVIPKLAMGILECGGLMSPQDLDNFMNTILRSRISRRVIAEQHLSLTETYNSPNFSPGAKLSESDFIGEVFIKCYAKDVVERCSKAITILARTTNGPDVQIPEITVDGHLDASFPYILSHLEYIIGELLRNSVQAVIDRHQRVHSDPDSVKPPPVEITICENQQHVIIRICDRGGGIPRAELPHLWSFSKGPQSQRRLENLAQVPKMAATMQELHVEEELGRADLKAPPYQSSLSSLTSRPPNLRLGMGLPLSRVYAEYWAGNLDLHSLEGYGTDVFLQISRLGNKNEQLTTRASMDAL; via the exons ATGCCATCCATCGCCCTGCGACAGAGCAGGCGATGTAAACTGACAGATCCGCGTCCTTACCTGGCGAATATTCCCCGTACCTCGTATACGAAGTTTCAGTTTCGCGCTGGTACAAACGCATCATGGCGTCCTGTTTCAATCCTTGATGA CTGGGTCGCGAAAGAAGCTCGACCTATCAGTCTCCGCCAACTTATGGTTTTTGGCCGCTCTCTTACAGAATCTCGTCTGATAAGCTCGGCTAACTATGTTCGCACTGAATTGCCTACACG AATTGCGCATCGGATCCGAGATATGCAACGTTTACCCTATGTCGTTACTATGAACCCACATATTAAGGAGGTTTACGACCTTTACTACCACGCCTTCGATACATTCCGCAAAGTGAAAGAGGTTAAAACATTGGAGGACAACGACAAGCTGTGCGAACTCATCAGCCATAACCTAAAGGGCCACTTGACTGTGATACCGAAGCTTGCTATGGGAATCCTAGAATGCGGTGGTCTCATGAGTCCTCAAGATCTGGATAACTTCATGAACACCATTCTTAGATCG CGCATTTCTAGACGTGTCATCGCTGAGCAGCATCTTTCACTAACAGAAACCTACAACTCCCCTAACTTCTCTCCCGGAGCCAAACTTTCCGAATCCGACTTCATCGGCGAAGTGTTTATTAAGTGCTATGCTAAGGATGTTGTCGAGCGCTGTTCTAAAGCCATCACTATTCTTGCCCGCACAACGAATGGCCCTGACGTCCAGATTCCCGAAATCACAGTTGATGGCCATCTCGATGCCTCTTTTCCTTACATTCTAAGTCATCTCGAGTACATCATTGGCGAGCTCCTCCGCAACTCTGTCCAGGCCGTCATTGATCGACATCAGAGAGTCCATTCGGACCCTGACAGTGTGAAGCCGCCCCCTGTGGAGATAACCATCTGCGAGAACCAGCAACATGTTATCATCCGCATATGCGATCGTGGTGGTGGTATCCCTCGTGCTGAACTGCCACATCTCTGGTCTTTCAGCAAGGGTCCGCAAAGCCAAAGACGTCTCGAGAATCTTGCGCAGGTGCCGAAGATGGCAGCAACGATGCAGGAGCTTCACGTAGAGGAGGAATTGGGGCGTGCAGATTTGAAAGCACCGCCTTATCAAAGTTCATTATCGTCTCTCACCAGTCGGCCGCCCAACCTGCGTCTCGGCATGGGTTTACCTCTGAGCCGTGTCTATGCTGAGTATTGGGCTGGAAATCTTGACTTGCATAGCCTCGAGGGCTACGGAACGGATGTCTTCCTGCAGATTTCGCGACTTGGAAATAAAAACGAGCAACTGACAACACGAGCCAGCATGGACGCCTTATAG
- a CDS encoding ubiquitin thiolesterase, protein MTHDINSPNDMVMDTDDYIGVANEPEKVAIINPDNLEQSEVDQLQDLPMANDHEAMREICLPPLIDEPKILGDYEYTWTVENWRSLNKKEHGPVFQAGGFPWRILLFPHGNNIDQCSIYLEHGFDADSVPDNWSCCVQFALVLWNPNDPSLYVHHTAHHRFTKEEGDWGFTRFVEHRRMFNVPWEGSSRPLCENDTANITAYLRLVEDETGVLWHNFANYDSKKETGYVGLKNQGATCYLNSLMQSLYFTNKFRKAIYEIPTEADPSMTNSAYTLQRLFYQLQTSDQAVGTTELTKSFGWDTRHIFEQQDVQEFSRKLMERMEDKMKGTASENVLPEMFSGKIKTYISCINVDYESSRIEDFWDIQLNVSGNKHLLESFEDYVQVEKMDGENQYFAGDQYKLQDANKGVIFNSFPDVLHLQLKRFEYDIQRDTMMKINDRYEFPEFFDAAPYLSEDADKSVPWTYQLHSVLVHSGDLNAGHYYAFLKPEKDGWFYKYDDDKVTKATMREVLEENFGGEYQTSNGYPRAPVQKKAPIMRQNSAYMLVYIRQSRIDDILCPVTKDHIPLHLRQKFEEETVQREARKKEQREAHLYMWAKVITDYSFQQYGGTDLCQFDAKPEDPAAPKFYRVRRAMTMEEFVAQVASDMGEDPRRVRLWLMVNRQNKTVRPDQPIMDLRPTVDETFSRSAAHRDASLRVWAEVAEEVNADGEPIWPSYQSQPNGVIVKNDTILLLLKHFDIDAQTLRGVGHVYISKDKKVEELLPMILKKMGWGEKLPAEEKLLLWEEIKPTMIEPLKPKQSLKVAELQDGDIICFQRTKAGVEKRAGEKTSQETSNTSDHFEDAREYYDFLENRRTVKFHPHPARCDQAQYPPFDLVLNTKITYDTLSERVGAYLDVKPTHIRFWTVNASTQNPKTPVRRGANPTLRQILSPMGSTALNSTQRDDAFYFEVLEMSLTELDTKKSIKVNLLSEGITKEDTYDLLVPKTGTIDDLVEVLIRKAQIPSETDGGRIRIYETSSNRFYREPLREHPVINLNEFAKIYAERVPQEELNADDTHFIHVFHFHNDVSRVHGVPFKFLVIEGESFADTKKRLEKRTGIKGKSFEKIKIAVVRRANYSKPQYLNDDDVLSSFIQGEDDYLGLDHVDRTRTLRNGVGDLFLK, encoded by the exons ATG ACTCACGATATCAACTCACCTAACGACATGGTCATGGACACGGACGATTATATCGGCGTGGCCAACGAGCCAGAGAAGGTCGCCATCATTAACCCCGATAACCTCGAACAAAGCGAAGTCGACCAGCTGCAAGATCTGCCCATGGCGAACGACC ATGAAGCCATGAGAGAGATCTGTCTCCCACCCCTCATCGATGAACCGAAAATACTCGGAGACTACGAATACACATGGACTGTCGAAAACTGGCGAAGCTTGAATAAGAAGGAACATGGTCCTGTTTTTCAAGCAGGTGGCTTCCCATG GCGAATTCTGCTTTTCCCACACGGCAATAATATTGACCAATGCTCTATTTATCTTGAACATGGCTTCGACGCTGATAGTGTTCCCGATAACTGGAGCTGCTGTGTTCAATTTGCGCTCGTCCTATGGAACCCGAACGACCCCAGCCTATATGTCCATCACACTGCCCACCATCGATTCACTAAGGAAGAAGGCGATTGGGGTTTTACTCGATTTGTCGAGCACCGCCGAATGTTTAATGTACCATGGGAGGGCAGCAGCCGACCCCTCTGCGAAAATGACACTGCCAACATCACCGCCTATCTTCGCCTCGTCGAGGATGAGACGGGTGTTTTGTGGCACAACTTCGCCAACTACGATTCCAAGAAGGAGACGGGGTATGTTGGGCTCAAGAACCAGGGTGCCACCTGCTATCTGAATTCCCTGATGCAATCACTCTATTTTACAAACAAGTTCAGAAAG GCTATCTACGAAATTCCTACGGAGGCCGACCCCAGTATGACCAACAGTGCTTATACATTGCAACGACTTTTCTACCAGCTACAAACGTCAGACCAGGCCGTTGGAACCACGGAACTCACAAAATCTTTCGGCTGGGACACGCGACATATCTTCGAGCAACAGGATGTGCAGGAGTTTTCACGCAAACTCATGGAGAGGATGGAAGACAAGATGAAGGGAACTGCATCGGAGAATGTCCTGCCAGAAATGTTCAGTGGCAAGATCAAGACATACATCTCATGTATCAACGTCGACTATGAATCCAGCCGAATCGAGGACTTTTGGGACATTCAGTTGAATGTCAGTGGTAACAAGCATCTGCTCGAGAGCTTTGAGGACTACGTTCAGGTCGAAAAGATGGATGGAGAAAATCAATACTTTGCTGGTGATCAGTACAAGCTCCAGGATGCGAACAAAGGTGTCATTTTCAACAGCTTTCCTGACGTACTCCATCTACAGCTGAAGCGCTTCGAGTACGATATCCAGCGCGAcaccatgatgaagatcaaTGATCGATACGAGTTCCCCGAGTTTTTTGACGCTGCGCCGTACCTATCTGAGGATGCCGACAAATCTGTTCCATGGACGTATCAGCTTCACAGCGTTCTAGTCCACAGTGGTGATCTGAACGCAGGACATTACTATGCCTTTTTGAAGCCTGAAAAGGACGGATGGTTCTATAAGTACGACGATGATAAGGTCACCAAGGCGACGATGCGCGAAGTGTTGGAAGAGAATTTTGGTGGAGAGTATCAAACATCCAACGGTTACCCGCGTGCGCCTGTGCAAAAGAAGGCTCCCATTATGCGCCAAAACAGCGCATACATGTTGGTGTATATCCGCCAATCTCGTATAGATGATATCCTGTGTCCGGTTACCAAGGATCATATTCCGCTTCATCTTA GGCAAAAATTTGAGGAAGAGACTGTTCAGCGGGAGGCCCGCAAGAAAGAACAGCGAGAGGCGCATCTATACATGTGGGCCAAGGTGATCACTGATTACTCGTTTCAACAATATGGCGGCACAGATTTGTGTCAGTTTGATGCAAAGCCTGAGGATCCCGCTGCGCCAAAGTTCTATCGCGTGCGTCGCGCGATGACCATGGAGGAGTTTGTTGCGCAAGTTGCATCGGATATGGGCGAAGATCCACGAAGGGTACGACTTTGGCTCATGGTCAATCGACAGAATAAGACAGTTCGCCCTGACCAACCCATTATGGATTTGCGGCCTACAGTCGACGAGACTTTCTCCCGTTCCGCTGCCCACAGGGATGCTAGTTTACGTGTGTGGGCTGAGGTTGCCGAGGAAGTCAATGCTGATGGAGAGCCAATCTGGCCATCTTACCAGAGTCAGCCCAATGGTGTTATCGTCAAGAATGACACCATCTTACTTCTTCTTAAGCACTTCGATATCGACGCCCAGACGCTGCGGGGTGTCGGCCATGTCTACATTTCCAAGGACAAGAAAGTTGAAGAACTGCTGCCAATGAtcctgaagaagatgggatGGGGCGAGAAGCTACctgctgaggagaagcttcTGCTTTGGGAA GAGATTAAGCCTACTATGATTGAACCTCTCAAGCCCAAGCAGTCGCTGAAGGTTGCCGAATTGCAAGACGGAGACATTATCTGCTTCCAGCGAACCAAGGCCGGCGTCGAAAAGCGCGCTGGTGAAAAGACCTCGCAAGAAAC AAGTAACACATCTGACCATTTCGAGGATGCGCGTGAATACTACGATTTCCTTGAGAATAGGCGAACGGTTAAGTTCCACCCGCATCCCGCTCGATGTGATCAGGCGCAGTATCCCCCATTTGATCTCGTGCTTAACACTAAGATAACTTATGACACGCTTTCAGAGCGTGTTGGAGCGTATTTGGACGTGAAACCGACACATATTCGGTTTTGGACAGTAAACGCCTCCACGCAAAACCCCAAGACACCGGTTAGACGCGGAGCAAACCCAACACTGCGACAGATTCTCAGCCCTATGGGCTCAACTGCCCTCAACTCCACTCAGAGAGACGATGCCTTTTACTTTGAAGTCCTTGAGATGAGTTTAACAGAACTCGACACCAAGAAGAGCATCAAGGTCAATTTGCTGAGCGAAGGCATCACCAAAGAG GATACATACGACCTACTCGTCCCCAAAACAGGAACTATTGACGATTTAGTCGAGGTTTTGATAAGAAAGGCGCAAATACCAAGCGAGACGGACGGTGGAAGAATTCGCATCTACGAAACTAGCTCCAACCGCTTCTACCGTGAGCCTCTACGCGAACACCCCGTTATTAACTTGAACGAGTTTGCGAAGATCTATGCGGAACGAGTTCCTCAAGAGGAGCTCAATGCCGACGATACCCATTTCATTCATGTCTTCCACTTCCACAACGACGTCAGCCGCGTTCATGGCGTGCCGTTCAAGTTTCTGGTCATCGAG GGCGAGAGCTTTGCAGACACCAAGAAGCGATTGGAGAAGCGAACCGGAATCAAAGGCAagagctttgagaagatcaagatcgcTGTTGTGCGACGAGCCAATTACTCAAAACCCCAATATCTCAATGACG ATGATGTGCTATCAAGTTTCATACAAGGGGAAGACGACTACCTCGGCCTTGACCATGTAGATAGAACGAGGACATTGAGGAACGGCGTTGGGGACCTATTCCTTAAATGA